TACAGCTAATATAAAATCAATGTTTTCTTTTTTACATATTTCAACGCCACGGTGAACCGTTGATAACCTAGGGTTTGGTTCTACTCCAGACAATTCAAAGATCTCAAGGTTGTTTTTTTCTAAAATTTGAACAACTTTATCATAGAGACCATTGCGCTTAATACTTCCTCCACCATATACAACAAGAACCTTTTTTCCGTACTTTGGAACTTCATTTTCAAGTTGTTCTACCTGTCCCTTACCAAAGATTAATTTAGTGGGATTATAGTATGTAAAATTATCCATTTATATCGCCTCCATATTTAGATTATGTAATTTCCTGATTTTATTGTAAAGAAATGTGCTTTTATTAAAATTTTCTTTGAATAGTTTTTTTGTTTTTTCGCAAGATATAAGTGTAGTTAACAACTAAGGAGGTTGTAAAATAAAATGAGCGCAATTCAACGTATAGCACTTGTACTTACGATAATAGGAGCAATTAACTGGGGACTAATTGGTTTTTTCCAATTTGATCTAGTAGCAGCTATCTTCGGCGGCCAGGATTCAGCATTATCACGAATCATTTACGGTTTAGTTGGTATTGCTGGTTTAATCAATCTTGGTCTGTTATTCAAACCTTCTGAGGAAGTAGCAAGAGAACCTCGCCCAGAAGCTCGATAAGAGTGAAGAAAAAAGAGTTAACTTCGGTTAGCTCTTTTTTTATTTTTGATTAAAGGGAATAAAAAAAGACGAACACCCTGTGTTCATCTTTTCTTCGTTCATTATTTTTTAATTTCTTCACGTTTTGATTGCTCAATCCACTCTTCAAGCTTGTCTTTTAATGTGTTGAAACCTTGTGGAGTTTCTGTTTCAGCTTTTACAGTTGCTTGACGTTTTTTAGGTCTTTTTGGAGCTTCTTGCTTTTCTTCAGCAGGTGCTTCTTGAGTAGCACGGATTGATAAGCTGATTTTCCCAGATTTTTCGTCAATAGAAAGAACTTTTACTTGAACTTCATCATTAACGTTTAAGTGCTCATTAACATCTTTAACAAAACCATGTGTAATTTCTGAGATGTGAACAAGTCCTTGTGTTTCTTCATCTAGTGCAACAAATGCACCATATGGCTGAATACCTGTTACTTTTCCTGTATGAACACTTCCTATTTCGTACTTCGCTGTCATAATAACACTCCTATTTTTCTTATAATTATATGTCCCATTATACGCAATTAAAAATTATATCATATCTTTGCGTCTTTGACAAAAATAAATATTTTTGATCTCATTTTTTAGTATACCCAAAAAAGAAAAAGCAACGATGAATTCGTTGCTTTAAGGCATTGGCTTATACACAATTTTTGGGGATCCATTTTCTAGACGAAGCTCAAGTGAAACCGTTTCTCCATCCCCTTTTATATAAATATGATTGATAACCTCTCCGTTTTCTTGATACTGAAATTCAACCATCGTAACTTCGTTTGATAAAGTCTGGAAGTCAGTAGAACTTATCTCGGAAATAAATTGACTTTTATCAGGTATGTTTGTGCCTTCTCCTTTATATAAGAGGTTATAAGCCATATCATAATCTCCAGTTATCACTGCATACATATAGATTCTTGCCACAACTAAATCAATTGTATTTGTTCCCGCAAACGGTCCATCAAACACTTTATCGTTATTAGTTCTTTTGTATTCCTCATATGTTGCTACCATTTGATCTGTTAGAGGCAACAGGTTCACGCTTAATCCATTTGGAGTAATTTTCAATTTCAAAGGGATGAGAGACTCTACTTGATTCTCAAGCTCTTCCGTTAGATGAAAATCACTGTCCTTAAGTTCACTTAAAAAAGCATCAACTATTTGTGAAGACATTGTATTATTGTTTTCAGAAATAAACTTCTCAAAACCTGATATGATCTCCTCTTTAACTCTTGCCTCATTAGTTGTAATCTGAGAATTTTCTGTTCCTGTCAAATAGTTTTTCATTAGATCTTGAAACAATATTTTCAAATCATTTATATTAGAAAAATTAGGGTGTTGGATTATGGTTTTCTCTAGCAGAATCAGTCTAGTTTCAAGTTCATCACGACTGATGACTAATTCAGCGTCTACCTTAAATCTTTTGTTTTTCTGAATATCCAGAAATAGTTTTAGTTCTTCTGATAATTTCTGTGAAAAAGTCTCGGAAATTTTGTCATAATCAACGGTAAAAGAGATCATTCCTTCACCATCATCAACAAAAATGTAACCATTCCCCTTTATTTCATCCACTAAGTTACTATATTCTTCTGTTCCATTTTTTACACTTCCACTATTAAGTTGTTGAACATAATCTTTAACGTTAGAAACATCTACACTCTGTTCCTTAAAGTGCGTTTCCCACCTATCTATATAGCGTTCTTTTAATAGCTCTAGTTTTTCAATATAATGAAGAATTTGTTCATCACTTATATCACTTTGATTTTTTAACATAGTAAATTCTGTATAAGGCATTGATACACGATATTCAATAATTGTTTTAACATTATTTCTATAGTTTTTTAACTCTGTTTGCGATTTATAACTCTTTCTTTGTTCAAAGGCTGCAACTGCACTTTTAGCTTCCTGGACAAACTGATATTGTTCCACATCTTTGGATTGTAGAGAATCATTTAACTCATCTACTTTTCTTTCGTAGTAGCCCCTAATCTCATTTGTTGCAGCCTCAATGTCTGAAGTTGTTACGGGTTGTTGATTTATTTGTTCATCTGGTGGATGTTCTGACCCCGTGTTATCCGGTTGCTTCAGAAGTTGCGCACCAAGGATTCCTCCAATTAAAAGTACACCGATAAAGGAGGCAACATACGGTAGTTGAAGTCTCATGCGCTTTTTATTCGGTTTTTCCGATGTTTTTACCTTGTTCACTATTTTATCTACAGAGGAAACTGAAGGCACTTGTTCGTATGATTGCTTTAAGTTTCTCATTCGTTCTTCAAATAATTTATCATCCATGTATGTCACCTTCTTTCTTATCAAGTTCTTCAATGACTTTTTTCAACATTGTTTTCCCGCGTAATATTCGTGTTTTAACCGTAGATAATGAAATAGACATGATTTCTGCAATTTCCTCATACTTCTTTTCATGAAAATAAAAAAGAACGATTGGTATCCGATATTTCTCATCTAGCTTTTGTATCGCTAAATGAAGAACCCGATCTTCCTCATTACGTAAAACCTCAGCTTCTGTTTCAGGGTAATACTCCTGTCGAAAGTCTTGTTGTATTTTAAAAACCTTCCGTAGATTAGATTGACGTTTTCTAGCAAAGTCCCTCGTTACATTAAGTGTTATTTTATATAACCAAGTAGAAAATTTTGCCTTAGTAAACTGATCTATAAATCGATACACACGAATAAATACTTCCTGTGTAATATCTTCAATCTCTTCTTGTCTGTTCCCTAATTGATAAGCAAACTTCTCCACAACAGGGTAATGTAGTTCAACTAGCTGTTGAAAAGCTGACATATTTCCCTGTTTGGCCTTTTTTATTAATTCTTCTTCGGTCATGTCTCTGCCCTCCTCTTTCATTTTATTTAACGCCATCATGTTCGACATTGTTTCATTTGGAAATTGATTTTAATGAGGATTTAAAAAGAGAGGAAAAATTTGATTTTTAGGTTTAAGCCACATAAAAAAGAGGGAATAATACAAGCATAAGGCTTTCTAGTATTCCCCCTTTAGTTTCTATATGAGCTGATCAACTGGTCAGCTTTTTTTAGTTGAGATTTATACTTATACGCCAGCTTTTTGTTTTTGAACAAAACGCTGCATTCTTCTTAATGATTCTTGAAGCTGTTCTAATGAAGAAGCATAGGAGCATCGGATATACCCTTCGCCGCTTTCACCAAACACGCTACCCGGAACAACAGCCACTCTTTCTTCCATGAGAAGCTTTTCTGCAAATTCTTCTGACGAAAGATTTGTTTCCTTTATAGAAGGAAATGCGTAAAACGCACCACCTGGTACATGACAAGTCAGCCCCATTTCTGTTAATGCGTTAACAAAAAGGTTTCGCCGTTGCCTGTAGCTTTTTTTCATATGCAAAACATCTTCTTTGCCATTCTTAATTGCTTCGATTGCAGCGTATTGAGCCATAGAAGGTGCACACATCATTGTGTATTGATGAATTTTTAGCATTGCGCTTAAAAATTCAGGCTGTGCAGCTACATACCCTAAACGCCAGCCTGTCATGGCAAATCCTTTCGAAAACCCTGAAACAAGGATTGTCCGTTCTACCATTCCATCAATCGATACAAAGCTTGTATACACATCATCATATGTAAGCTCCGCGTAGATTTCATCTGAAATAACCAATAAATCATACTTTTCAATAATTGTAGCTATTTTTTCTAAGTCTTCTTTATTAAGAAGTGTTCCAGTTGGATTATTTGGTGAGCACAAAATAACAGCTTTCGTTTTATCTGTGATTGCCTTTTCTAAATCTGAAGGCTGAAGCTTGAACTCCATTTCACCGCTCGTTTGAACAGATACTGGTACCCCACCTGCAAGAGAAATTAGTGATGAATAAGATACGAAGCTAGGCTCAATGACAATAACCTCATCACCAGGGTTCACAATAGCTCTAAGTGCAAGATCAAGAGCTTGGCTTGCCCCAACTGTTACTAACAATTCCTCTGATGGACTATAGCTTACATTTGTTTTTTCTTGAAGGTAATAACTTATTTCTTTTCTTAATTCAAGAAGGCCCGCATTTGCTGTGTAGGAGGTATACCCTTGTTCTAAGGAAAGGATACTTGCTTCTCTTACATTCCAAGGTGTAACAAAATCAGGTTCACCAACACCTAATGAAATTACACCTTCCATACTTGCTGCCAGGTCAAAGAACTTGCGTATTCCTGATGGTTTTAAGCCTTTGACTGTACTTGAAAGGTAATGCGTTGGTTCAATCATGGTGATACCACAATTCTCTTATCCTCATCATCTTGTTCAAATATAGTACCATCATGTTTATATTTCTTTAAGATAAAATGAGTTGTTGTAGACAAAACAGAGTCTAAAGTTGAAAGCTTTTCAGAAACAAATTGAGCAATAGCAGACATCGATTTTCCTTCTATTATAACTGAAAGATCGTAAGCACCTGACATTAAGTAAACAGACTTTACTTCATTAAAACGATAAATTCGACTTGCAATATCATCAAAGCCTACTCCTCTTTTTGGCTGAACTTTCACATCGATCATTGCTTTTACACCTTCGTGCCCATCAACCTTACGCCAATTCACCTGTGCTGTATAATCAACAATAATACGTTGATCTTCAAGATTTTTAATTATCTTTTTCGTTTCTTCTTCTGATAAGTCAATCATTTTGGCGATTTGTTCTGCAGTCAAGCGGCAGTCATCTTGCAATATTTCTAATAACTCTACTTCCTTTTCACTAAACTTCATTTTTCACCACTCCTACTTTTCAAATCTTCAGATAATTATACCACCATATTGCTCGTTTTTCATACGTTTCACAAAAAGAAAAAAGGGTAGATTTTTACATGAGTGTTTTTTTATATCCCGGTAAAAAATATAAAAAAACATAATTCTTCTTTAACAGCCTATTTGGTTAACAAAGTTTCCTTATAAGCTATACCCCTATATGACAAGCAGCAATTTTAGTGTGTTAAGTCAAACACATATTTTATCATACAATCTGGCAATATATATAGGAAAAATGGAGTGAATGCTTATGAATAAAAGCCATTACTACTGTAGCACAATGAATATTTTTGGCATAAACGTTCACTATGAGGTTTATCGCCAACATCCATCCAATCCTGTTATGATTTTAGTACATGGGTTTTTGTCCTCTAGTTTTTGCTACAGAAAAATTATCCCTTTACTCAAAGAGGATTTTACAATCGTTACAATTGATCTTCCTCCATTTGGAAAAACAGAAAAATCAACTAAATTTGTTCACTCTTATACAAACATGGCAAAAGTAGTAATACGTTTAGCAGAAGGACTGAACATAAAAAGAGCTTACCTTGTTGGTCACTCCATGGGTGGGCAAGTATCTTTGAATGCAGCAAAGCAAAGACCTGATTTATTTGAGAAAGTGGTATTACTATGTAGCTCAGGATATATGAAAGGTGTACATCCTTCACTAAAATTTGGTTCTTATGTTCCATATTTTTATCTATGCATTAAGCATTGGCTAGCAAGTCAAGGAATTCTAAAGAACTTAAACAACGTGGTACATGATCGCTCATTAATTGATCAGGAAATGATGGACGGGTATATGGAGCCTTTTCTCGATGACAAAATATTTCGTGCTTTAAATCGGATGATTCGTGACCATGAAGGTGATCTTAGTTCAGAAGAGTTAAAGCAGATCGAACAGCCTAGCTTGCTTATATGGGGAAATGAAGACAAAGTCGTACCTGTTTCTATTGGAGAAAGATTACAAAACGACTTACCTAATTCAACATTTTTCTCATTTAAACAAACTGGCCACTTAGTACCTGAGGAAAGGCCGGAACACGTTTCAGAAAAAATTATGAACTTCCTTATTCAGGCTCAATAGAAAAACCACTCATATGAGTGGTTTTTCGCTTAAATTTCACAGCTTGTATTATTTTTGATTTGAAGTAACTGCTTAGACATGGATTCACATTCCGTTAGAGGGATGATTTCTTCGAACGAAAATTCATAAATCGCTTGTATTTTTCTTGCTAACTTTAGTTTATCATCTATTAAATGAACAGCCTGGAGCACATCAACTACTTCCGTTTCATAACTATCTTCTCCATAACCTAACGGATCCCACTGTAATAAAACTTCCATTAACCTTATATTCGTTTGCTGTGTTTCCATTATTTCACCTTTATTAATCTTATTTTTTGCACTGTTATTGTAACACACTTATGATAGAAGTAGATAATGAAAGAAAGAAGCTATATCCATTTTTGTTTATGATTCATAACTGTACTACTCATGTTAAAAGAATCCTATTATAAATATAGCTCACAGTTTTATAAGAATCTTTAATAAGGGGTGAAGCAATTGAGTCAATTTGATCAAGTTATTAACCGAAAAAAAACAGATTCAGTAAAATGGGATTATACAAAAAGAATATTTGGTGTAGAAGATGTTCTACCGATGTGGGTGGCTGACATGGATTTTCAAGCACCTGAGGAAGTGATTGATGCCTTACATACTCGAGTTGACCACGGAATATTTGGATATACAATGCCTGGATCAAAAATGGAAGAAGCCGTTAAAAATTGGTTGAAGTCTCGTCATTCCTGGGAGATTGATCCAAAAACAATCACTTACAGTCCTGGAATTGTCACAGCTATTAGTATGGCTATCCATGCCTTTACTACTTCAGAAGACAAGATTGTCGTACAACCGCCTGTCTACTACCCGTTTTTCGAAATTGCCCAAAAGCATAAACGCGAGGTTCTTTATAATCAATTATTACTAAATGAAAACTTCCGTTATGAAATTGATTTTAATGATTTGGAAGAAAAACTTTCGGATGAAAGAACAAAACTTTTTATCTTATGTAATCCTCACAATCCAAGTGGTCGTGTTTGGAGTGAAGAGGAACTAACAAAAATTGGGGATCTTTGTATAAAGCATAATGTTCTTATTATATCAGACGATATTCATTCCGATCTGCTGCTGTTTGGAAATCAATATACTCCAATTGCTTCTATTCGAAAAGACATTGCCAATCAAACCATTACTTGTATTGCACCTAGTAAAACGTTCAATTTAGCTGGCCTACAAGCATCAATCTTGTTAATACCAAATGACTCCCTTAAAAGGCGTTACAATGAAGTTCAACAGCTGTTTGGGGTAATGGGTATCAACACGTTAGGAGCTGATGCGATGCAGGCAGCTTATGAACATGGGAGCAACTGGCTTGATGAATTAATTCAATATCTTCAGGAAAATGTATTATTAATAGAAGAATATTTAATGAATCATCTTCCTCAGGTAAAAATCATGCGTCCTGAATCAACATATCTTGTGTGGATTGATGTAAGAAGTTTAAATAAATCAGATAAAGAATTACAGGAACTACTTCTTAACAAGGGTAAACTAGCTTTACATATAGGTTCAAAGTTTGGCGAAAACGGAGAAGGTTTCCTTAGAATGAACATTGCTTGCCCAAAGGAGACTTTGTTAGATGGTTTAAAAAGATTGAAGATAGCCCTAACATAATTATCCTAAACTTCCAAATGAGCTCTTTTAAACTTAAGAGCTCATTTATTTCGTTTTTATGAAAAATTAGTTAAATTATGTTTATTTTAGAATAATTTTCACAATTTAATGGTATAATTAGGGAAACTTACTTATATCAAAGGTGAACCTTATATGGAACTAGTAAAAGATATTATCTTGCAAATTACATTCGTTGTTCTCCCTATTTTTGTCTATCATTTATTATGGTTAAGTAGAAACAATCTTAGCTCTTTAAAACCCAATAAACTATTAATTACGTGCGGCTCAATTTTTTCTTCTATCTTGTGTCTGATTTACCCGATCGAGCTAATTGATGGAGCTTTCTTTACCCTTCAACCTATTCCCTTATTTACTAGCGTCGTTTACGGAGGATCCATACCTGGTCTGCTTACTCTTCTTACAACTTCAATTTATTTTTCACAACTTTATGAACTGGGCTGGGTTTATTTTTGTGGGAGTGTAACGGTTTATTTTATTCTTTCACTGTCTCTACGAAGCAATTGGTATTCCTACACGTTTAAAAAGAAATTAAATTATGCTGCGATATATGGAATTAGTATTTTAATTTTTTCACTTTGCACAATCATAATTGTAAGCGTTTTAATTCCACATTATGTTGATTTAACTAATTATGTAATCCCAGGCATTACAATTTTCACCCTTACCTTGATACTTAGTCTATGTATATACCTCATTGAGTACATGCGGGCAAATGCTGTTATGAGGATGGAGTTAATGAAAGCAGAAAAGCTTTCCATTGTCAGTGAACTCGCAGCAAGTGTTGCACACGAAGTGAGAAATCCGTTAACTGTTGTCAGAGGTTTTGTTCAATTAATAGGTAATTCAACAAATTGGCCTTTATCTACAGTAAGTTGTTAAAAAATGAGGTTCTACCGAACCTCATTCATTGAATACATGACTTTAAAGTTAGACTATCATCTTACTTGATTTCTTTATAAATTGTTGCCCATACAACTTTAAGTTGTTCTTTCAATTTCCTGTTTTCTTCCTCCAAATTCTTATTTCTCTTCCGAAGTGATGCAATTATGACATCTTTTGATTTTTCTGTCATATCCCGTTTAACTTTCATGGGTGATTCTAATCCTTCTTCTTGCTTCCTTAAAGTTTCAATACGAGATCTAATTTCAATGTACTTATAAAGAAATGATTTAGAAACTCCAGATTCTTCTGCTACAGAGTTGAAGTTAATCTTTTTCTGTTGTTTTATCATTTTTTTAAGTGTTTTTTCTACCTTTTGAAATGTTATATTCTTTTTATCTTCTATGCTTCTTAATAGGGGACCAGTATTAGGATTCTTATTAGCCACTTTGTTTTACACACCTTTATATTAATTTCTGGATTCTCTTCTTAATTTTTGCTGTCCATATATTCCACCGTTTTTAATGATTCCGTCTCTAATTTCTTTATACTTTTTTAGTTTAGGTTGAATTATCTCGATTGAACGAATTCTTCCAGATTTCTGATATATCTGTATATCAGATTCCATTTTAGTAATTTGTTCGTTGTAGAAATTCAAAAATGTTTGGTCTACATGAAAACTTCGGCAGTTATTTTTAATGCATGGTGGTTCTAAAGTTTGTTCTAAAAAATCACAATTGTTCTTAGGGCTTTTAATACAAAAACCATGATCTAATCGAATAGAATCTAAGTTGTGACGTATCCATTCCAACTCTAATCCGTTTTCGTCTGCTTGTTGCTCTATACTAGTGGCGATTATTTTACCGCCTTGATTTAATCTTATAGCTCCACTGCTTGTGGCTTTTTCCCATTCTTTTCGAAGAGTTTTATCATGAATCTTGGCATATACCAATGTCATTTCAGGGCTCGCATGAGCCATAAGTTTTTGTACATGCAAAATGGTCATACCGTTATTGATAAGATTGACTCCATAACGGTGTCTAAACGCATGTGCTTTAAATCGATAGGTATCTCTCTTTTCGTCGATTATTTTATTTTCCATAGCTAGTTTGTTTAAATTGTTTACTACATTGTCCCTTGAAATAGGCTGACCTTTTCTCGGCCCATAATAGGTAGGAAACAAATAATTAAAGGGGTTTGTTTCAATGGTTGTTTTTTCTCTAGTCAATTTTTGTTGAGAAATCACAACCATTGCTATTTCTTCCGAAATTGGCACTCTATGGTCTTTATTTTTAACTTTACGTTGGTCTCCAATAATCCACCAACCATCTTCTCTTTGAATCAAACAATCTATTTTCAAAGTACACACATCTGAAATTCTAAATCCTGTTGCCTCTAATAAAATCACAATCGGGATAATTTCTTTTGGTAGTTTTCCTATATGGTTCAGGATTTGATTCCAAACGAAATCAGATATATATTTTATTTCATTAGAAGCTTTAGGTGGTAGTTTAGGTTTGTCTTCAGGAACGATTAAATTTCCTGCAGATTTAATTGGGGCTTCAGCCCATTCATATCTTTGAATATATAAAATAAACAATTCTATTACAGATAATGACCGATGAACGTGGTTATCCGAAGGGGCTTGTCCTTTATGAACACTATTCCCTCCCATAGGAGAAGTTCTTAAATAATATATAAATCCTTCTATATCACTTCTACTTAAAGAGGTTAAGCCTTTCCAATCTGGGTACTTGCAGTAAATATATTTAAAGAACTCTTGAAGTTTTGCTATGTTTTGTATGGCAGTACCCCAGCTTAAACTTTCTTGCATTAGGACACGTTTTTCGAAATATCTTTTTACCAAAGCTCGATAAGGGCTTGGTATAAAAGTGAAATTTAAGGTATAACCACATTTACTATTGTTGTAGTCAATACCTAGTTTTCTAACATCCCAAATATCTTTTTCTGTTTCGATACGTTCGTCATACCATTCAAAGTAAAAAGAACTAATCCGATTATATAATTGGAGGTATCCTTTAATAGTTAAATTGCTTATACCAAGTTCTAAAAGATAAGTCTTATAGTGAATTGAAAACTTCTCATGAGGAATTTCTATAAAAGAAAAAATATTTGGATAAAACCTTAAAATAAAAGTTTGTAATTTATTGATTGCACTAGCACTGCTCCATATTGTTGTCATTTTTAAAATCGAATCAGTCAACTGTCTAAAGAAATAATATTTCAATTCATGGTTTATTCCTGAACTTAAAGTCTCGTCGAATTTAAGCCTTTGTTTTCCTAAATTAGTGTCTTTAGTGTAGAAAGGGCAATCGATGGCATTCCATAGATCATTTTTCCAATATCCATTTAGTTCTTGTACTAGTTGCTCATATCGTGGAGATTTGGTCGAATTAGTAAATTTATATAATTTCATTTTAATTGATCACCCTTCATATTATCCTGTGCTTTCTGCCACTCTTTCCGAATTGTTTCATCCGAAGAATGCATATAAGTTTGTATTGTAGTTTGAACTTGTGCGTGACCTAACAACTTCTGAATAATCGAAGCTTCTACTCCTTTTTCATGAAGTTCAGTTGCATAGGTGTGTCTTAACATATGTGGAGTAACATCAATCTCAGTTTTCTTCCTTATACGCTCAATCACATCGAAAGCTGCTCGATAATTTAACGGTTTACCCTTATTAGGTCCTGATAAATTGATAAAAACAAAATTTGTATCTACATCGTGAAGATCAATAAGATAATCTTGAAATACATTCATAGTATCGGCAGATACATACACCTTTCGTCCTTCACCATTTACAGTTTTTGATTTCCGAACCTGAATGGTAGTGGAACCAATATCAAAATCCTCAATCCATAAAGATAAGGCTTCTCCAATTCTAAGACCACCCTCATATAAAATCCTAATCAATAAAGCATCGCGAATGTTACTACACGCATCGTGAACAGTTTGCACCTGAGTTTTTGTGAGTGTTAAAATTCCCCTTCGAGGTTCTTTTATTTTCAATATGCTTTTTTCAAATGGTTTACCCTTTGATATATGATGTAAAAAGGGTTTGAATGATCGGTACTGACCAGTAACTTGCTTCTTTGTTTTTTCGGATAGGTCCTTTTCATAATCCTCAATCCTAATCAAATAATCATAGAAACCTTGGACACATGTTAATATAGTATTCACTGTTCGTTCTGATCTCTTTGCTTGAGTTTTCTCAAGATGAACTACTTTAGTAGATTGATAAGGACTTCTTAGCCAAGATATAAACTCCGATAATAAATTTAAGTCAACCTCTTGGTATCCTATTTCTTTTTCGCTTAAAAATTGAAAGTATAACTTCAAATGACGACAATATGCTTTTAACGTATTTTCCGCTTTACCTATGTTGTCTAGATACTTAAGGTATTTGACAACAGGAACCACAGGTTTGTTATTTTCATCAATGAGTACATATCGTTTTTTATTATCAATTTGAAACTCTTGAACTTTCATAAACATCACCTCCAGATTAGATAGTGATACATTTATGAAACTCTTTCTATAAAAACTATGAATACTATATTTTCCCACTGTAGATAAGTTGATTTTAAAGAAACAAAAAAGAAGCAATACTTAACTTTAAATACGTTAAATACTACTTCTTTATATACTGTAGATAAAGTACAGATAGTCAAAGAAGAGAGTACATGGATCTTGTGTTAACAGAATTGGATCGAGCCCAAGCCATCATAACTGACTATCTAGGTATGGCTGGACAAAAAAGCATGGCCAAAGAAAAAATAAACTTAACCGATACTCTAAATGATATCACTACGCTCATGACATCTTATGCAAACTATAAAACAGTAAAATTCAAATGTGAAATTGATAAGGATTTGTATGTTTTTGGAGACCCAATTAAGCTAAAACAAGTTTTTATTAATATTATCAAAAATTCCATAGAGGCTGTTCCAAATATGGAAGGTTTGGTAACAATTCATGCATGTTTATTGGAAAGCACAATACATATTAAAATATCTGATAACGGGATTGGAATGACTAAAGAGCAAATTGAGAGATTAGGAGAACCATACTATTCTTCTAAAGATGATGGAACGGGACTTGGACTGACGGTTACATATAGTATAGTTAAAAACCATGGTGGTTCTGTCAAATACATAAGTGAAGTTAGCAAAGGAACAGTTGCTATTATTTCTTTTCCTCTTTACTTCGATACCAGCTCGGATTATTCTCACCTTTTTAACGAGAATTTATCAGGTTAATAAGAAATAAAAGGTGACAGATATGATTCTGTCACCTTTACATGATTATTCTTCTTCCTCAGGTTTGACTTCTTTCTTATCGCCACGATTTGCTTCTTTTTCCGTTACTTCTCCACAGGCAATTCTAGCTCCTGAATCTCCTGCTGGCTGAGTCATGCCGTCATCCATTTTTTCCGTTATCACAATAGCTGCTCCATCTGGATCAAGAATAGAATTTTTCTTTCCACTTTTTAGGGTTAATTGAGGAGCCATTAATTCCGCTTCTGTTTTTCCATTTTCGGAAATAACATTTGGAAGGTCCCCTGCATGAGCACCTTCGGGATGCAAAAGCCCATGCTTTTTATCATCAGGATTCAAATGATCTCCAGCACTTTTAAAATCAGGTCCCTTACAAGTACCTTTTTCATGAATGTTTATTCCATGCTCACCTTCTGGTAACCCCTCTACCATCACTTCAAACTTTACACCTTCTGGTTGCTCAGATACTTTAATGGTACCAAGTGAATCACCACTTGCATTAAACATTTCA
This genomic stretch from Metabacillus sp. B2-18 harbors:
- a CDS encoding DUF378 domain-containing protein, producing the protein MSAIQRIALVLTIIGAINWGLIGFFQFDLVAAIFGGQDSALSRIIYGLVGIAGLINLGLLFKPSEEVAREPRPEAR
- the yugI gene encoding S1 domain-containing post-transcriptional regulator GSP13, which translates into the protein MTAKYEIGSVHTGKVTGIQPYGAFVALDEETQGLVHISEITHGFVKDVNEHLNVNDEVQVKVLSIDEKSGKISLSIRATQEAPAEEKQEAPKRPKKRQATVKAETETPQGFNTLKDKLEEWIEQSKREEIKK
- a CDS encoding RNA polymerase sigma factor, giving the protein MTEEELIKKAKQGNMSAFQQLVELHYPVVEKFAYQLGNRQEEIEDITQEVFIRVYRFIDQFTKAKFSTWLYKITLNVTRDFARKRQSNLRKVFKIQQDFRQEYYPETEAEVLRNEEDRVLHLAIQKLDEKYRIPIVLFYFHEKKYEEIAEIMSISLSTVKTRILRGKTMLKKVIEELDKKEGDIHG
- a CDS encoding aminotransferase yields the protein MIEPTHYLSSTVKGLKPSGIRKFFDLAASMEGVISLGVGEPDFVTPWNVREASILSLEQGYTSYTANAGLLELRKEISYYLQEKTNVSYSPSEELLVTVGASQALDLALRAIVNPGDEVIVIEPSFVSYSSLISLAGGVPVSVQTSGEMEFKLQPSDLEKAITDKTKAVILCSPNNPTGTLLNKEDLEKIATIIEKYDLLVISDEIYAELTYDDVYTSFVSIDGMVERTILVSGFSKGFAMTGWRLGYVAAQPEFLSAMLKIHQYTMMCAPSMAQYAAIEAIKNGKEDVLHMKKSYRQRRNLFVNALTEMGLTCHVPGGAFYAFPSIKETNLSSEEFAEKLLMEERVAVVPGSVFGESGEGYIRCSYASSLEQLQESLRRMQRFVQKQKAGV
- a CDS encoding Lrp/AsnC family transcriptional regulator gives rise to the protein MKFSEKEVELLEILQDDCRLTAEQIAKMIDLSEEETKKIIKNLEDQRIIVDYTAQVNWRKVDGHEGVKAMIDVKVQPKRGVGFDDIASRIYRFNEVKSVYLMSGAYDLSVIIEGKSMSAIAQFVSEKLSTLDSVLSTTTHFILKKYKHDGTIFEQDDEDKRIVVSP
- a CDS encoding alpha/beta fold hydrolase, whose product is MNKSHYYCSTMNIFGINVHYEVYRQHPSNPVMILVHGFLSSSFCYRKIIPLLKEDFTIVTIDLPPFGKTEKSTKFVHSYTNMAKVVIRLAEGLNIKRAYLVGHSMGGQVSLNAAKQRPDLFEKVVLLCSSGYMKGVHPSLKFGSYVPYFYLCIKHWLASQGILKNLNNVVHDRSLIDQEMMDGYMEPFLDDKIFRALNRMIRDHEGDLSSEELKQIEQPSLLIWGNEDKVVPVSIGERLQNDLPNSTFFSFKQTGHLVPEERPEHVSEKIMNFLIQAQ
- a CDS encoding DUF1871 family protein — its product is METQQTNIRLMEVLLQWDPLGYGEDSYETEVVDVLQAVHLIDDKLKLARKIQAIYEFSFEEIIPLTECESMSKQLLQIKNNTSCEI
- a CDS encoding MalY/PatB family protein, producing MSQFDQVINRKKTDSVKWDYTKRIFGVEDVLPMWVADMDFQAPEEVIDALHTRVDHGIFGYTMPGSKMEEAVKNWLKSRHSWEIDPKTITYSPGIVTAISMAIHAFTTSEDKIVVQPPVYYPFFEIAQKHKREVLYNQLLLNENFRYEIDFNDLEEKLSDERTKLFILCNPHNPSGRVWSEEELTKIGDLCIKHNVLIISDDIHSDLLLFGNQYTPIASIRKDIANQTITCIAPSKTFNLAGLQASILLIPNDSLKRRYNEVQQLFGVMGINTLGADAMQAAYEHGSNWLDELIQYLQENVLLIEEYLMNHLPQVKIMRPESTYLVWIDVRSLNKSDKELQELLLNKGKLALHIGSKFGENGEGFLRMNIACPKETLLDGLKRLKIALT